One genomic segment of Marinitoga piezophila KA3 includes these proteins:
- a CDS encoding MetQ/NlpA family ABC transporter substrate-binding protein, producing the protein MKKVVFILVGILLVLMGCSEKEKVFKIGATAIPHAEILEFVKNDFEKETGYKLDIVVFNDYVQPNIALEEEQIDANYFQHIPYLEEFSKNKGYTDLIAVAKIHVEPMGFYSKKQLSEFKSGDKVVIPNDATNEGRALLLLAKNGLITLKSTNSLKVTITDIKDNKYNLNFVELDAAYLPRTYKEDNTVVGAVINTNYAIENGLNPLQDAIFIEDANSPYANIIAVKEKNKNNKQLKKLIELLQSQKVKEFILEKYNGAVVPVF; encoded by the coding sequence ATGAAAAAAGTGGTATTTATTCTGGTAGGAATTTTATTGGTATTGATGGGATGTAGTGAAAAAGAGAAAGTTTTTAAAATCGGAGCTACAGCTATTCCGCACGCTGAAATTCTAGAATTTGTTAAAAATGATTTTGAAAAGGAAACGGGATATAAATTAGATATTGTTGTTTTTAATGATTATGTACAGCCTAATATCGCGTTAGAAGAAGAACAGATTGATGCTAATTATTTTCAACATATTCCCTATTTAGAAGAATTTTCAAAAAATAAAGGATATACCGATTTAATTGCCGTTGCTAAAATTCATGTTGAACCAATGGGTTTTTATTCTAAAAAACAATTATCAGAATTTAAATCCGGTGATAAGGTTGTTATTCCTAATGATGCAACTAATGAAGGAAGAGCTTTATTATTACTTGCAAAAAATGGTTTAATCACCCTTAAATCAACAAATTCATTGAAAGTAACAATAACGGATATTAAAGATAATAAATATAATTTAAATTTTGTAGAATTGGACGCTGCATATCTTCCAAGAACTTACAAAGAAGATAATACTGTTGTTGGTGCAGTTATTAATACAAATTATGCTATTGAAAATGGTTTAAATCCTTTGCAGGATGCTATTTTTATTGAAGATGCAAATTCACCATATGCAAATATTATTGCAGTAAAAGAAAAAAATAAAAATAATAAACAATTAAAAAAGTTAATTGAATTATTGCAAAGTCAGAAGGTAAAGGAGTTTATATTAGAAAAATATAATGGGGCTGTTGTTCCAGTATTTTAA